Genomic window (Flavobacterium oreochromis):
ACTGTGATTTTGCAGTCCATTTACACAATCATCATTTAGTAAATAAAGTTTCCAAAGAAAGAATTTCAGAAATTATAGTAGACGCTTTAAATATAGAACGTGAATTTATAACTGAATCACTTCCTGTTTCTCTAATAGGAATGAATGCTATTTTAATGACACAATACCTAGAATTCGTAGCTGATAGATTATTAGTTGAACTAGGTTGTGCTAAAGTTTTCAACTCTACTAATCCATTTGACTTCATGGATATGATTTCATTACAAGGAAAAACTAATTTCTTTGAAAAGCGTGTTGCAGAATACCAAAAAGCAGGAGTAATGAACAATGAAGAAGAGGCAAATAAATTTTCATTAGATGCTGATTTTTAACATATACTTGATTAACTAAAAAAACGATCGAGTTACAAAACACCCATAGTAATAGTCGGGAGACTGGTGTTTGATAAATCATATTATTAACAAGAAAATAAAGAAGGGATTTTTTATTTTCAAAAAGAAAAAACAAAACTATGTACGTAGTAAAAAGAGATGGGCATAAAGAACCCGTAATGTTTGACAAAATTACAGACAGAATTAAAAAGCTGTGCTATGGCTTAAATGACATGGTAGATGCAGTAAAAGTTGCCATGCGAGTAATTGAAGGTTTATATGATGGAGTAACTACTTCTGAATTAGATAATTTAGCTGCAGAAACCGCAGCAGCCATGACCGTTACACATCCTGATTATGCACAATTAGCTGCTAGAATTGCCATTTCTAACTTACATAAAAACACAAAAAAATCGTTTTCTGAAACAATGAACGATATGTTTCACTATGTAAGCCCACGCACAGGTAAAGAAGCACCCCTTATCTCTGATGAAGTACATAAAGTAATCATGGAAAATTCAGCTTTTCTAGATTCACATGTAATTTACAATCGTGATTTTAATTACGATTATTTTGGATTCAAAACCTTAGAACGTTCTTATTTACTTAAAATTAACGGAAAGATAGCTGAACGCCCACAACATATGCTAATGCGTGTTGCTGTTGGAATTCACTTAAACGATTTAGAATCAGCAATTGAAACTTACGAATTGATGTCTAAAAAGTTCTTCACACATGCGACTCCAACGCTTTTCAATGCTGGAACACCCAAACCTCAAATGTCTTCGTGCTTTCTTTTAGCAATGCAAGATGACAGTATTGATGGGATTTATGATACATTAAAACAAACTGCTAAAATCTCACAATCTGCTGGAGGTATTGGTTTATCAATCCACAACGTACGTGCAACTGGATCTTATATCAGAGGAACGAATGGCACTTCTAACGGAATTGTACCAATGTTACGCGTTTTCAATGACACAGCTCGTTATGTAGATCAAGGAGGAGGAAAACGAAAAGGAAGTTTTGCTATTTACATTGAAACTTGGCATGCTGACATTATGGATTTCTTAGATCTAAAGAAAAATCATGGCAAGGAAGAAATGCGTGCTCGTGATTTATTCTATGCCATGTGGACTTCTGATTTATTCATGAAACGTGTAGAATCTGATGACAAATGGACATTAATGTGTCCTAATGAATGTCCTGGTTTATATGATGTATACGGCGAGGAATTTGAAGCTTTATATACTCAATATGAAAACGAAGGTCGTGGACGTAAAACAATTAAAGCACGTGAACTATGGGAAAAAATCCTAGAATCTCAAATAGAAACAGGAACTCCTTATATGCTATATAAAGATGCTGCCAATCGTAAGTCTAATCAAAAAAATTTAGGAACAATTCGTTCTTCAAATTTATGTACAGAAATTATGGAGTATACTTCTGCAGATGAAATTGCAGTATGTAACTTAGCATCTTTATCATTACCTATGTTTGTGGAAGAAGAAAAATTTAACCACGAGTTATTATACAAGGTAACAAAACGTGTTACTCGTAACCTCAACAAAGTAATCGACAGAAATTATTATCCGGTTAAAGAAGCCGAAAACTCAAATATGCGCCACCGTCCAGTAGGATTAGGAGTACAAGGTCTAGCAGATGCTTTTATTATGTTACGTATGCCTTTCACAAGCGACGAAGCAAAAAAGCTAAATCAAGAAATCTTCGAAACCATGTATTTTGCAGCTGTAGAAGCTTCTATGGAAATAGCAAAAGAAGAAGGTCCTTATTCTACCTTCAAAGGTTCTCCTATATCTGAAGGACAATTCCAATACAATCTTTGGGGAATAACAGATGAAGATTTATCAGGCCGCTGGGACTGGGCATCATTACGAAAAGAAGTAATGCAATATGGCGTACGCAACTCTTTGTTAATGGCTCCAATGCCTACCGCTTCTACATCACAAATTCTTGGAAATAACGAAGCCTTTGAACCTTATACTTCAAACATTTATACACGTCGTGTACTTTCTGGCGAGTTTATCGTTGTAAATAAACATTTATTAGAAGATTTAGTGAAATGTGGCTTATGGAACGAAGATTTAAAACAAGAAATAATGCGCCACAATGGTTCAGTACAAAATATTGACCGTATTCCACAAGAGTTAAAAGACTTATATAAAACTGTTTGGGAGATGTCCATGAAAGATATTATTGATATGTCTCGTCAACGTGGTTATTTCATCGACCAATCACAATCATTAAACCTCTTTATGGAAGGTGCAACCTTTGCTAAGTTAACATCAATGCATTTCTATGCTTGGAAATCAGGCTTAAAAACAGGCATGTATTACTTACGCACCAAAGCAGCAGTAGATGCTATTAAATTTACATTAAATAACGAAAAGAAAACAGAACTTACAACAGTACCTAATAAAGAAGCAGAATTAGTTACACCGGAAGGTGAAATGACAGCAGAAGAATTTAGAGCCATGATTGAGCGTTCTCGTAATGCAGAACCTGAAGATTGCGAAATGTGTGGTTCTTAATAAATACAGATCTAAAATTATTAACATAAACAGCTGCCTTTATTAGACAGCTGTTTATTTTTTAAAACCTCACATTATTTCACATTATTTAAATAAATATTCTGATTCCATTTTTACTTATCACCCAATTAATATTAAAACTTTTAGCATTAATCTGAATCAGATTTTAATCAAGTATTCAATTCTCTACAAAGCAATTTGTACCTTTGCGCTCTAAAACAAAAATTATGGCAAAAGAAAAAAACAAAGGAATTTACACTGGCATCATTGAAAAAGATAATGAGGGAAATTTTTTTGCGGCGAATATCTTTTAGATTATCAATACACAATAGCAAACTTTAAAGTGGGTGATGAAATAAACATAAAAACAGTTATTGATAATCCAAGTAATAAAAGCCTTGAAAAATACCCTAAAAAATCAAAATTATTTTTTCTAGCAAATAATAAGTAATGGAACTTATACGTACCAATTCTGACAATACAGATTTTAAAAACTTAATCAGATTATTTGATGAATATTTAGAAGATATTGACGGTGATCAGAAAGATTTTTTTCACATTACAACAATAAATATCTAGAACACGTTTTAGTTGTCTATCAAAACGAACAAGCTGTAGGCTGCGGAGGCTTTAAAAAATATGATCAAAAAACAGCAGAAATAAAACGTATGTTTGTCCACCCTGATAAACGCGGAAAAGGAATAGCAACACTTATTCTTAATGAAATAGAAAAATGGGCAAACGAATATGATTATAAAGATTTTATTTTAGAAACTTCCCCTAAATTAAAAAAAGCAATTGCACTCTATAACAAATCTGGTTATTATCTAATTCCTAATTATGGGCAATACATAGGTATAGAAAACAGTATTTGCATGAAAAAAGAAAAGTAATTTTTCTATATCCAAACATTTTAAAATTAATATTTAAATTCTAAATTCCAATGATGAACTGGGAACAACTTTTATCTCTAAAACGCCAAGGTGACACTAGCAAACGGCTACGTACGGAACAAGATGAAACCCGACTAGGTTTTGAAGTGGATTACGATAGAGTAATTTTTTCAGCTGCATTTAGGAGCCTACAGGATAAAACACAAGTCATCCCTCTATCCAAAACAGACTTTGTTCATACCCGATTAACCCATAGTTTAGAAGTTTCAGTTGTAGGTCGTTCATTAGGTCGTTTAGTTGGAAAAAAATACTTGAAAAATATCCTTATTTAAAAGAAGTACACGGCTATCAAGCTAATGATTTTGGTGCAATCGTAGCAGCTGCAGCTCTAGCACACGATATAGGAAATCCTCCTTTTGGTCATTCAGGAGAGAAAGCAATTGGTGAATATTTTTCCATTGGTAATGGACAAAAATTCAAAGATCAATTAACTAATAAAGAATGGCAAGATTTAATAGACTTTGAAGGAAATGCAAATGGCTTTTCTGTATTAACAAGTTCTCGCCCAGGTGTAGAGGGAAGTTTACGATTAACATATGCTACTTTGGGTGCATTTACAAAATACCCTAAAGAAAGTCTTCCTAAAAAACCTACCCCTAATATTTCGGATAAAAAATATGGTTTCTTTCAGCAGGACAAAGTTTTTTTTAAGGAAATAGCTGATGAATTAGGATTAATACCTAGCAAATCAGGTACTGACATAGGATACGAACGCCATCCTTTAGCCTATCTTGTTGAAGCTGCCGATGATATTTGTTATACCATCATAGATTTTGAAGATGGAATAAACCTCGGTCTCGTATCAGAAGATTATGCTTTAGAATATTTAATTAAACTGGTCAAAGATTCTATTGATACCTCTAAATACAATGCGTTAACTACAAAAGAAGATCGAATTAGTTATTTACGCGCTCTGGCAATAGGTAGTCTAATAAATGATGCTGTTAATATTTTCATTGAAAATGAAGAATTAATTCTTCAAGGTAAATTTCCTCATGCCTTAACAGATAAATCAAAATATAAAGCTCAAATGAATGATATTATCAATTTGAGTATTAAAAACATTTATCAAAGTAAAGAAGTAATTGAAAAAGAAATTAATGGTTACCAAATCATTAATAATTTACTAGACAAATTTATTACAGCTTATAATAACAAATTTGAAGGTGTTGAAACAAATTTTGATAAACTTTTATTAAAAATACTTCCTGAAAAGCACAATATAGAAAAAGAAACCCTATACGAACGCTTGTTACATATTTGTCATTTTGTATCTATGCTTACAGATGGAAATGCCTTATTGTATAGCAAAATGATTTCAACAAAAAATTAATTTTATTACAAATAAATCCTACTTAATACTTAACCAAAACTCTAAACTATGATTAAAAAATACCCCTTTTTATTATTTTTATTATTCTCAAGTATTTCGTTTAGTCAAAACAACATTGATTTAATAAAAAAATATCTAAAGGAAAATTTATCCAATTCAAAAATTAGTCAAAATGAAATTGACAATCTAATTATATCTGATGAATTTACTACAACCAGTAACCATACTGTTTGTCACGTAAAACAGACACAAAACGGCATCCCGATCTATAATCTTGATTCTAATTTTTTAATTGATAGGACAGGAAAAGTTTCAGGTAAGTTAAAACCTATTCAAAACTTAACAGATAACACAAATAAAAGAATCCAAAAAATAGATTTTAATACTGCTCTAATAAAAGCTTTAGCATCAACAAATGATATCCTATCAAACTACAGATTAAACAAGGTAGAAAACAATAAATTTAAAGCAGAGGACACTTCTAGTAACACTCAAAATATCAATAATCAATTAGTTTATTTTTTAACTGATAAAAACGAATTAAAACTCACTTATTTTTTTGAATATTATTCTAGTAATGGTGAGAATGATTTATGGAATATTTTTATAGATGCTGAAACAGGAAACATCATAAAAAAATCTAATAATACTTTAAAATGCTCGTTTAACAAAGAACACAATCATACAACAACTAATTCTTCCTTTTTATTTAAAGAAGAAAATATTCAAAATTTATCTTCCTTAACACATGGTACAACGAACTACAAAGTCATACCTTGGAATTATGAAAGCCCTAATCATTATAAGGAAGCATTTCCAACAAGTACAGATGGAAGAACAATTGTTACAAATCCTCAATCTTCTAAGGCATTAGCTCCGCTAACTGTTGCTGCTTCCCCTAACGGATGGCATAATAACAATTCAACTATTAACAATTTAACTATTGACAATTCAACTATTTTTAATTACACTAGAGGTAATAATGTTTTTGCTTATTCAGACACAACTAATTCAGATCCATTAACAAACACTGTTACTACTTATACAAATTCCTCTTCAGGAATATATCCAGATTTAAGCTTTCAATATTCCTATTCAGGCTTATCAGCTAGTCCTATAAATGAAATTAATGCAGCTACTACAAACTTATTTTACATGAATAATATCATGCATGATTTGTGGTATCAGTATGGATTTGATGAAAGAAATAAAAATTTTCAAGATAAAAATTATGGCCGTGGCGGATTACAAGGAGATTATGTTTTAGCTCAATCACAAGATAACTCCATGAATCTTAACCCCTCCTATAATAATGCTAATTTTTCTACTCCTACTGATGGTTATAATCCCAAAATGCAAATGTACTTATGGAAACACATTGCACCAATAAAAGTACAAATTACTAGTGGTACATTATCAGGAACCACATTTGAGGCCATAGATAATGATTTTACTTCTGGACATATTGAATTACCTATAACACCTACAAATCTATCTGGAGAACTTATTTTATTTCATGACGGGATAAATCCTGATATATACGATGGATGTTCTATTCCAAAAAATGTATTAACAAATAAAATTGCTGTTGTCAGAAGAGGTAATTGTAGTTTTTCTTCAAAAGCTATAGCAGCACAAAACGCTGGCGCAAAAGCTCTAATAATTGTAAATAATACATTGCCTTTAGAAATTGGTGGTGGAGATCCAAATATTACGATCCCAGTTATTGGTTTATCTAAAAAGAAGGGGATCAGCTAGTCCAAATATTAAAAACAGAAAATAATGTTAATGTAGTATTTGAGAATACAAATTCGTATATCTACGCTGATGGTGATTTTGATAATGGTATCATAGCACATGAATATGGACATGGAATATCAACAAGACTTTCAGGCAATTGTTTAAATAGTTCCGAACAAATGGGAGAAGGATGGTCTGACTGGTTTTGGTTAATGATGCAAATAAAACCTCAAGACAAAGGAACTGATTTAAAAGCCATTGGAACTTTCACAACAAACCAATTAACTAATGGTAAAGGCATTAGAAAATACCCTTATACAACAAATATGTCTATTAATCCTTATACATATGCAGATTTAAATAAAATGTGGTATTTAGATCCAACTGATAAAGAAGAAAAAATTAACGTTCATGCTATTGGAAGCGTTTGGGCTACTATTTTATGGGATTTAACATGGGCTTACATTAACAAATATGGTTATGACAGTAACATTTACAATGGTACAGGTGGAAATAATAAAGTAATGAAAATTGTACTAGATGCGATTAAAATTGATGGCTGTTCACCAAGTTTTATTACTGGTAGAGATGCTATTTTAGCCGCAGATCGGGCAACAACTGGAGGTCAAGATTATGAATTAATTTGGAAAGTATTTTCCAGAAGAGGAGTAGGTTATAGCGCTTCATCAGGTACAAGTAATACCGGTGTTCAAGGAATAAAAGACAACCCAACTTCTTTACACACAGACCTCCCTCCTGATATTGTTTTAAATAATGAAAATTTTATTTCAAACAACTTAATTAATGTTTATCCTAACCCTTCCAATAATGGTTTTATAAATATTTCTTTCGACCGAACGATGACTGATTTAACATTAAAAATTAATGACATTAACGGACGAATTGTTTATTCTAGAGATATTAACAATAGTAATGAATTAGAATTAATAGACTTAAATTATTTACAAAAGGGATTTTACATCCTTAATCTAAAAAGTCAAAACGTTCACTTAACTAAAAAAATAGTACTAGAATAATTTAAATTTACAAAATAGAGAAACTGTTTAAAAAGTTGAGAATAAATTTACATTTAAAATATAAAAAGTATTCATTTCTATATAAAACTTTATATTTTTTTAGTTTCGCCGAAAAACTCATAAACTTTTTAAACCGTTTCTTTACATATATAATTTAAATAACTCACAGAGACTTTCTGAATCAATTCTACTTATTTTATGTAATTCAAGAACTGTACCCTGCTCTATAAATTCGTCTGGCACTCCTATTTTCTTTATAGGAATTAAATAATTATTTTCTAAAAAAAATGAACTTACAAGGGATCCAAATCCTCCATTAAGGCACCCTTCTTCAACGGTAATAATTTGAGTATAATTTTGTGCTATCTCATGCAAAACAACCTCATCTAAAGGCTTAACAAAGGGGAAATGATAATATGAAAAAAAAGCTGTCTCTAACTTATCAAAAGCTTTCATTACATTATTACCAATAGTTCCTGTAGATAAAACGGCTACTTTTCTCCCTTTACGTAATTGTAGTGCTTTCCCAATTGCTATCTTTTCAAATGGCAGTTCCCAATTTTCAATAAATCCTCTACCTCTTGGATAACGAATGGTTACAGGTTTATCAAGAGTTAATTGAAAAGTATACATCATATTCGGAGTTCTATCTCATTTAGGGGTGCCGCAACGATAAGATCAGGAATACAACTTAAATATGCAATATCATATAAACCATGATGAGTTGCCCCATCCTCTCCTACAAAACCTGCTCTATCTAGACAAAAAATAAGGGGCAGCTTTTGCAACGCTACATCATGAATAACTTGATCATACGCTCTTTGTAAAAAAGTAGAATATACATTACAAAAAACAATCATCCCTTGTGTTGCCATACCTGCGGAAAAGGTTACTGCATGTTGCTCGGCAATACCTACATCAAAAGCACGTTTTGGAAAAGCTTCCATCATAAATTTCATTGAACTACCTGATGGCATAGCTGGAGTTACTCCTATAATTCTATCATTATTTTTAGCTAACGCTACCAATGTTTTCCCAAAAACATCTTGAAATTTAGGAGGTAATCCTTCTTCTTCTTTTGGATATATTTTACCTGTTTCAGGATCAAACTTACCTGGCGCATGATATTTTACCTGATTTTGTTCTGCTAATTGTAATCCTTTCCCTTTCGTCGTTATTACGTGTAGGATCTTAGGTCCTTTTATTTTTTTTAATCGTTCAAATTCAGAAATCAACAATTCAATATCATGTCCATCAATAGGACCTGAATAATCAAAATTTAAAGCTCTAAATATATTATTTTCAGTATGGAGTTTTCCTTCTTTTATAGATGTTAAATACTCTTTCAAAGCCCCTACACTGGGATCAATACCTATAGCATTATCATTCAATACAACTAAAATATTAGCATCTGTATCACCTGCATGATTTAATGCTTCAAAAGCCATTCCTGAAACTATAGAAGCATCACCAATGACAGCTATATGCTGTCTATCTATATCTCCTTTTATTTTAGAAGCCATAGCCATTCCTAGGATTGCAGAAATAGAAGTAGAAGAATGACCTACTCCAAAAGCATCATACTCACTTTCAGAACGTTTAGGAAAACCTGAAATACCATTCAGATCTCGGTTAGTATGAAATAAATCTTTCCTTCCTGTTAGAATCTTATGTCCATAGGCCTGATGTCCAACATCCCAAACTAATAAATCTTCCGGAGTATTAAAAACATAATGCAAAGCAATTGTTAATTCAACCACTCCTAAGCTTGCTCCTAAATGACCTTCTTTTTGTGAAATAATGGTAATTATAAAATCACGCAATTCTTTTGCTAATAAAGGTAATTGTGAAATTTTTATTTTTTTTAAATCTGAAGGAGAATATATTGATTCTAACATTTTACTTTTCATAAAAAGCAAAGTTAAGTTTTTAAAATAAATTATTTTAATTCCATCAAATCTTCTAGTACAATATTTAGATAAGCTTTAACACTTCAAGAGGTTATGATCACAACTTTAGTAGCTCTAGATAAAAATCATTACAAAATTGTATTTTTGCTTTTATGGAAAACATATTTACTGACGAATATTTTATGAAAAAAGCTTTACAAGAGGCAGAGATAGCTTTTAACAAAGGTGAAATCCCTGTTGGAGCTGTAATTGTTGTAGACAATCGGGTGATTGCACGAAGTCATAATCTTACTGAAATGCTAAATGATGTTACAGCACATGCTGAAATGCAAGCTATAACTGCTTCTGCAAATTTTTTAGGAGGAAAATATCTAAAAGGTTGTACTTTATATGTTACACTAGAACCTTGTCAGATGTGTGCAGGTGCCCTATATTGGAGCCAAATTTCAAAAATTGTTTATGGAGCATCTGACGAACAAAGAGGATATAAAACAATGGGAGCTAAATTACATCCTAAGACATTAGTCGTATCGGATATTATGAAAGATGAATGCACTCGTTTAATGAAAGATTTTTTTAAAAAAAAGAGATAAAATTATAACTTACGCACTTCTTAGTACAGTATTTTTTTAAAAACAGACAATAAAAAACCGCCCCGAAAGGAGCGGTGTAACATTCGGTAATCTAAAATAATATATATTATTCGATAACAACTACATTAGTAGCTACTTTACCTTTACGTCCGTCTTCTTCGTTGTACGAAACTTTTTGTCCTTCTTTAAGTTCTTTACCACCTGTTGCAGTAATGTGAACAAAGATGTCTGATCCAGTCTCGTCGTTTGTAATGAATCCAAAACCTTTAGACTCTACAAAAAATTTCACTTTGCCTGTTAGCATTTTAAAAAAAATAAAAAATTAATAATTATCAAAGATAGACTTTTTACCGAGATATCAAAGTCTTATATTCAAAAGTTTATGGATTTATTTTTTGAGCCTGAGCAATATGGCGCTCATCATGATTGACAATAAAACGAAAAATATCACCTAATTGTATCGTTAACCAAGGAACTATACTAATCTTTATCCTTTCTCTTTCAAGATTTACTTCTTTTGCCCTCTCTAATAAATGTAATAGTTGATTTTGATGTTCTAAAAACCTATCAATTGTAGATATATCTAAGGATATTCCTAGAGGGTTTTTATCTTTAAAAGTTTTGATTTTACTTATCCCTTTAGCAACTAACATACTGTTTGCAAAATAATTTCCCAACCAACCTGAAGTATAATTTATTTTAGGTTTAGAGGTACTTTTAGAAATTATTCTTTCTATTTCAGGTAAATAATAGTCTTCATAAAGATTTAAATGTTCTAAACATTCTAAAATATTCCAAGAAGTCTTTGAATTTCGATGTTGTAAAAAATACAGCTCTTGTCTTTTTAAAATTAAAACATAATTTATATGATCTTGAACTTGTTCCTTTAACTCATTAATTAAATTGATAGTAGTTGTTTTCATAGTAATTATAATTACTACAAATCTCCTATTTATTCTTCTAATTTTTCTTGATATACATCAAGACTTTTTAATCTTGATAAGGTTTCAGGTGACATCCTTAGGTAATTAGCAATTAGTTTATGTGGAATTTCCTGAAAAACATTCGGATTGCGTTTCAAAACTTTTAAATAGCGTTCTTTAGAAGTAGTTAAAAGCAAATCTTTCT
Coding sequences:
- a CDS encoding ribonucleoside-diphosphate reductase subunit alpha, producing the protein MYVVKRDGHKEPVMFDKITDRIKKLCYGLNDMVDAVKVAMRVIEGLYDGVTTSELDNLAAETAAAMTVTHPDYAQLAARIAISNLHKNTKKSFSETMNDMFHYVSPRTGKEAPLISDEVHKVIMENSAFLDSHVIYNRDFNYDYFGFKTLERSYLLKINGKIAERPQHMLMRVAVGIHLNDLESAIETYELMSKKFFTHATPTLFNAGTPKPQMSSCFLLAMQDDSIDGIYDTLKQTAKISQSAGGIGLSIHNVRATGSYIRGTNGTSNGIVPMLRVFNDTARYVDQGGGKRKGSFAIYIETWHADIMDFLDLKKNHGKEEMRARDLFYAMWTSDLFMKRVESDDKWTLMCPNECPGLYDVYGEEFEALYTQYENEGRGRKTIKARELWEKILESQIETGTPYMLYKDAANRKSNQKNLGTIRSSNLCTEIMEYTSADEIAVCNLASLSLPMFVEEEKFNHELLYKVTKRVTRNLNKVIDRNYYPVKEAENSNMRHRPVGLGVQGLADAFIMLRMPFTSDEAKKLNQEIFETMYFAAVEASMEIAKEEGPYSTFKGSPISEGQFQYNLWGITDEDLSGRWDWASLRKEVMQYGVRNSLLMAPMPTASTSQILGNNEAFEPYTSNIYTRRVLSGEFIVVNKHLLEDLVKCGLWNEDLKQEIMRHNGSVQNIDRIPQELKDLYKTVWEMSMKDIIDMSRQRGYFIDQSQSLNLFMEGATFAKLTSMHFYAWKSGLKTGMYYLRTKAAVDAIKFTLNNEKKTELTTVPNKEAELVTPEGEMTAEEFRAMIERSRNAEPEDCEMCGS
- a CDS encoding M36 family metallopeptidase encodes the protein MIKKYPFLLFLLFSSISFSQNNIDLIKKYLKENLSNSKISQNEIDNLIISDEFTTTSNHTVCHVKQTQNGIPIYNLDSNFLIDRTGKVSGKLKPIQNLTDNTNKRIQKIDFNTALIKALASTNDILSNYRLNKVENNKFKAEDTSSNTQNINNQLVYFLTDKNELKLTYFFEYYSSNGENDLWNIFIDAETGNIIKKSNNTLKCSFNKEHNHTTTNSSFLFKEENIQNLSSLTHGTTNYKVIPWNYESPNHYKEAFPTSTDGRTIVTNPQSSKALAPLTVAASPNGWHNNNSTINNLTIDNSTIFNYTRGNNVFAYSDTTNSDPLTNTVTTYTNSSSGIYPDLSFQYSYSGLSASPINEINAATTNLFYMNNIMHDLWYQYGFDERNKNFQDKNYGRGGLQGDYVLAQSQDNSMNLNPSYNNANFSTPTDGYNPKMQMYLWKHIAPIKVQITSGTLSGTTFEAIDNDFTSGHIELPITPTNLSGELILFHDGINPDIYDGCSIPKNVLTNKIAVVRRGNCSFSSKAIAAQNAGAKALIIVNNTLPLEIGGGDPNITIPVIGLSKKKGIS
- a CDS encoding M36 family metallopeptidase, whose amino-acid sequence is MLKTENNVNVVFENTNSYIYADGDFDNGIIAHEYGHGISTRLSGNCLNSSEQMGEGWSDWFWLMMQIKPQDKGTDLKAIGTFTTNQLTNGKGIRKYPYTTNMSINPYTYADLNKMWYLDPTDKEEKINVHAIGSVWATILWDLTWAYINKYGYDSNIYNGTGGNNKVMKIVLDAIKIDGCSPSFITGRDAILAADRATTGGQDYELIWKVFSRRGVGYSASSGTSNTGVQGIKDNPTSLHTDLPPDIVLNNENFISNNLINVYPNPSNNGFINISFDRTMTDLTLKINDINGRIVYSRDINNSNELELIDLNYLQKGFYILNLKSQNVHLTKKIVLE
- a CDS encoding nucleoside deaminase — translated: MENIFTDEYFMKKALQEAEIAFNKGEIPVGAVIVVDNRVIARSHNLTEMLNDVTAHAEMQAITASANFLGGKYLKGCTLYVTLEPCQMCAGALYWSQISKIVYGASDEQRGYKTMGAKLHPKTLVVSDIMKDECTRLMKDFFKKKR
- a CDS encoding cold-shock protein, with protein sequence MLTGKVKFFVESKGFGFITNDETGSDIFVHITATGGKELKEGQKVSYNEEDGRKGKVATNVVVIE
- a CDS encoding DinB family protein; translation: MKTTTINLINELKEQVQDHINYVLILKRQELYFLQHRNSKTSWNILECLEHLNLYEDYYLPEIERIISKSTSKPKINYTSGWLGNYFANSMLVAKGISKIKTFKDKNPLGISLDISTIDRFLEHQNQLLHLLERAKEVNLERERIKISIVPWLTIQLGDIFRFIVNHDERHIAQAQKINP